In the Hordeum vulgare subsp. vulgare chromosome 7H, MorexV3_pseudomolecules_assembly, whole genome shotgun sequence genome, one interval contains:
- the LOC123413421 gene encoding adenine nucleotide transporter BT1, chloroplastic/mitochondrial-like, with protein MAGTMMAVTAKSKNCTLASEKKHGWAIPPLPELRFPWDMQEDNKGFSLNLLHDSASPHGGLFASVGLKVSTPAPAVSTSPAEQEFKIPFADHCIKYVSSAVGFPVVGTVAESVEEEVVDGKIIRKKAKKHGLKLKIKIGNPHLRRLVSGAIAGAVSRTCVAPLETIRTHLMVGSNGDSMTEVFQTIMKSEGWTGLFRGNFVNVIRVAPSKAIELFAFDTAKKFLTPKGDEPSKTPFPPSLVAGALAGVSSTLCTYPLELIKTRLTIEKDVYDNFLHCLVKIVREEGPSELYRGLTPSLIGVVPYAATNYYAYDTLRKLYRKTFNQEEISNLATLLIGSAAGAISSTATFPLEVARKQMQAGAVGGRQVYKNVFHALYCIMEKEGISGLYKGLGPSCIKLMPAAGISFMCYEACKKILVEAEE; from the exons ATGGCGGGAACGATGATGGCCGTGACGGCCAAGAGCAAGAACTGCACGCTGGCCTCGGAGAAGAAACATGGGTGGGCCATCCCGCCGCTTCCGGAGCTCCGGTTCCCTTGGGATATGCAAGAGGACAACAAGGGCTTCTCGTTAAACTTGCTGCATGACTCTGCCTCCCCTCATGGCGGGCTGTTTGCTAGCGTCGGTCTCAAAGTGTCGACGCCCGCTCCAGCGGTGTCAACCAGTCCGGCGGAGCAGGAGTTCAAGATCCCTTTTGCTGATCACTGCATAAAGTATGTCTCATCGGCGGTCGGATTCCCAGTTGTTGGGACTGTGGCCGAGTctgtggaggaggaggtggtggatggTAAGATTATTAGGAAGAAGGCCAAGAAGCATGGGCTGAAACTGAAAATTAAGATTGGTAACCCGCATTTGAGGCGGCTGGTTAGTGGGGCTATTGCGGGGGCGGTCTCGAGGACTTGTGTGGCGCCATTGGAGACAATTAGGACTCACCTGATGGTTGGAAGCAACGGGGATTCGATGACGGAAGTGTTTCAGACAATTATGAAGTCGGAGGGGTGGACAGGGCTGTTCCGTGGGAATTTTGTAAATGTTATCCGTGTTGCTCCAAGCAAGGCGATTGAG CTATTTGCTTTTGATACAGCCAAAAAATTCCTGACCCCAAAGGGTGATGAGCCATCAAAGACCCCCTTCCCTCCATCACTTGTCGCGGGGGCACTTGCAGGTGTCAGCTCAACACTGTGCACATATCCTCTGGAACTGATCAAGACCCGTCTGACTATAGAG AAAGATGTATATGACAACTTCCTCCACTGTCTCGTCAAGATTGTACGAGAGGAAGGCCCCTCAGAGCTTTACCGTGGTCTAACACCGAGTCTGATAGGAGTGGTGCCATATGCCGCAACCAACTACTATGCCTACGACACCCTGAGGAAGCTCTACAGGAAGACATTCAATCAGGAGGAGATCAGCAACCTTGCAACCCTCCTGATCGGTTCGGCCGCAGGCGCCATCTCGAGCACCGCCACCTTCCCTCTCGAAGTAGCTCGCAAGCAGATGCAGGCAGGGGCGGTGGGCGGAAGGCAGGTCTACAAGAACGTGTTCCATGCCCTCTACTGCATCATGGAGAAGGAAGGGATCAGCGGTCTGTACAAGGGGCTCGGGCCCAGCtgcatcaagctcatgcccgcggCGGGGATCTCCTTCATGTGCTATGAGGCCTGCAAGAAGATCCTGGTCGAAGCCGAGGAGTAG